Proteins from a single region of Streptomyces spinoverrucosus:
- a CDS encoding FadR/GntR family transcriptional regulator: MSTLAHTMMTSARSADSGLVGPGELDRYPYAEAPGPDRVGAPAWEGADPELGRVGRRAAGSRGRGLHGQLVQQLGQMIVSGDLGADRPLVPEEIGQRFEVSRTVVRESLRVLEAKGLVSARPNVGTRVRPVSDWNLLDPDIIEWRAFGPQRDDQRRELSELRWTIEPLAARLAAGHGREDVQQRLSDMAEIMGHAMGQGDAITFSRADAEFHSLLIQIAGNRMLEHLSGIVSAALQVSGGPVTSCDRPNETTLAHHVRIVDALATGDGGAAEAAMRQLLTVHPEVERVVPAPREH; this comes from the coding sequence GTGAGTACCCTTGCGCACACCATGATGACCTCCGCCCGCTCCGCCGACTCCGGTCTCGTCGGCCCGGGCGAACTCGACCGCTACCCCTACGCCGAGGCCCCCGGCCCCGACCGTGTGGGCGCCCCCGCCTGGGAGGGCGCGGACCCCGAGCTGGGCCGTGTGGGCCGACGCGCCGCGGGCAGCCGTGGCCGCGGACTGCACGGCCAACTCGTACAGCAGCTGGGACAGATGATCGTCTCCGGCGACCTGGGGGCCGACCGCCCCCTGGTGCCCGAGGAGATCGGCCAGCGCTTCGAGGTCTCCCGCACCGTCGTCCGCGAGTCGCTCCGCGTCCTGGAGGCCAAGGGCCTGGTCAGCGCCCGCCCGAACGTCGGCACGCGCGTGCGTCCCGTCAGCGACTGGAACCTGCTCGACCCCGACATCATCGAATGGCGGGCCTTCGGTCCGCAGCGCGACGACCAGCGCCGCGAACTGAGCGAGCTCCGCTGGACCATCGAACCGCTCGCCGCCCGGCTGGCCGCCGGGCACGGCCGCGAGGACGTCCAGCAGCGGCTGTCCGACATGGCCGAGATCATGGGCCATGCCATGGGGCAGGGTGACGCGATCACCTTCTCCCGCGCCGACGCCGAGTTCCACTCGCTGCTCATCCAGATCGCGGGCAACCGCATGCTGGAGCACCTCTCCGGCATCGTCTCCGCCGCGCTCCAGGTCTCCGGCGGTCCGGTCACCAGCTGTGACCGGCCGAACGAGACGACCCTGGCGCACCACGTCCGGATCGTCGACGCCCTGGCGACCGGCGACGGCGGGGCCGCCGAGGCGGCCATGCGCCAACTGCTCACCGTCCACCCCGAGGTGGAGCGCGTGGTACCGGCGCCGCGCGAGCACTGA
- a CDS encoding ABC transporter ATP-binding protein: MIQAFGLTSTSRKDLSPAVDDVTFEAPAGRVTALLGDPGAGKTAALRLMLELQQGRGITYFRGRPLHRIPHPSREVGVLLGDVPGHPDRTVRGHLRMLCAAAGVSARRADEVLEVVGLVSLRDEHLGTLSRGMDRRLGLACALLPDPHTLVLDEPADGLSARESNWLYGMLRAHATQGGTVLVTLSDPKEAARTADRVVTLERGRVVADQEAAAFARTRLRPRVAVRSPHAARLAALLTKEARTAHRSVEVVLESGNRLSVYGSTCADVGETAFRHGVLVLKLADEVGDMGPGAGATPPQEPQPGRPERGSHTATVTPSATADEETVVEETVVQEAVVHETAAKEAALGEAALEEAVAEETADEATANDSTTDKSSTPPIQALPDTTPTAPDSAASTDSKAPADHSSPAQSAGNHPLLPAPQDPLPSLPPPISVHPAPSPLRPLRYELRRAAGISTGFVTGATVLAVSALTAVVLARIGHTPQARLFAAWPQQLPLPPAALGAGLLGALAFGDEFRHPALAADRGTVPRRLGLLTAKLLVSAATALALAVLTVGCDAEVLYLVYGREVAQVPGDWLSLSASWLGLMVGCAWAGVLAAGVFRSTTAGLAAVLAVPIVVVPLVQKVVDGASVRTAAGLPMRMRQMFLLQWPFGGERYLEAAARVVAQPVGSALTLSLTALLCAYLLATLRSRAR, from the coding sequence GTGATCCAGGCCTTCGGACTGACCAGCACCTCCCGCAAGGACCTTTCGCCCGCCGTCGACGACGTCACCTTCGAAGCACCCGCGGGCCGCGTCACCGCGCTGCTCGGAGATCCGGGTGCCGGCAAGACGGCGGCCCTCAGGCTGATGCTTGAACTCCAACAGGGCCGCGGCATCACCTACTTCAGAGGCCGCCCACTGCATCGCATCCCCCACCCGTCGCGCGAGGTCGGTGTCCTGCTGGGCGACGTGCCAGGGCACCCCGACCGGACGGTCCGCGGCCACCTCCGCATGCTGTGCGCCGCTGCCGGTGTCTCCGCCCGTCGAGCGGACGAGGTGCTTGAGGTGGTCGGCCTCGTCAGCCTCCGCGACGAACACCTCGGCACGCTCTCCCGCGGCATGGACCGCCGCCTCGGCCTCGCCTGCGCCCTGCTGCCCGACCCCCACACACTCGTCCTCGACGAACCAGCCGACGGACTTTCCGCCCGTGAGAGCAACTGGCTGTACGGCATGCTGCGCGCCCACGCGACCCAGGGCGGCACGGTCCTGGTCACCCTGTCCGACCCCAAGGAAGCCGCACGCACCGCCGACCGCGTCGTCACCCTGGAACGGGGCAGGGTCGTCGCGGACCAGGAGGCCGCGGCGTTCGCCCGCACCCGGCTGCGGCCACGCGTCGCCGTCCGGAGTCCGCACGCAGCCCGTCTCGCCGCCCTGCTCACCAAGGAGGCCCGCACCGCGCACCGCTCCGTCGAGGTCGTACTGGAGAGCGGCAACCGCCTCTCCGTGTACGGCAGTACCTGTGCCGACGTCGGCGAGACGGCGTTCCGTCACGGCGTCCTCGTGCTCAAACTCGCCGACGAGGTCGGGGACATGGGCCCGGGCGCAGGGGCAACACCCCCGCAGGAGCCGCAGCCCGGACGGCCCGAGAGGGGGTCACACACAGCCACCGTGACCCCCTCGGCGACGGCAGACGAGGAGACAGTCGTCGAGGAGACAGTCGTCCAGGAGGCAGTCGTCCATGAGACAGCCGCCAAGGAGGCAGCGCTCGGGGAGGCAGCTCTCGAGGAGGCAGTCGCCGAGGAGACGGCCGACGAGGCGACCGCGAACGACTCCACGACCGACAAATCCAGCACCCCACCAATTCAGGCACTGCCCGACACCACTCCTACTGCCCCGGATTCAGCCGCCTCCACAGATAGCAAGGCCCCCGCTGACCACAGCAGCCCCGCACAATCCGCCGGAAACCACCCCCTCCTTCCCGCCCCCCAGGACCCCCTCCCCTCCCTCCCACCCCCCATCTCCGTCCACCCCGCGCCCAGCCCCCTCCGCCCCCTGCGCTACGAGCTCCGCCGCGCCGCCGGCATCAGTACCGGATTCGTCACCGGTGCCACCGTGCTCGCCGTGTCCGCGCTCACCGCTGTCGTGCTTGCGCGGATCGGGCACACCCCGCAGGCGCGCCTGTTCGCCGCGTGGCCGCAGCAGCTGCCGCTGCCCCCGGCGGCGCTCGGCGCGGGGCTGCTGGGGGCACTGGCCTTCGGAGACGAGTTCCGCCACCCCGCCCTGGCGGCGGACCGCGGCACCGTGCCCCGTCGGCTGGGGCTGCTCACGGCCAAGCTCCTCGTCTCCGCTGCCACCGCGCTCGCCCTGGCCGTCCTCACGGTGGGCTGCGACGCCGAAGTGCTCTATCTCGTCTACGGACGGGAGGTCGCGCAGGTTCCCGGCGACTGGCTCTCGCTGAGCGCGAGTTGGCTCGGCCTCATGGTCGGGTGCGCCTGGGCCGGGGTGCTGGCCGCGGGCGTCTTCCGGTCCACCACTGCCGGGCTAGCCGCCGTTCTCGCCGTACCCATTGTCGTCGTACCCCTCGTACAGAAGGTCGTGGACGGGGCGTCCGTGCGAACCGCGGCGGGTTTGCCGATGCGGATGCGGCAGATGTTTCTGCTGCAGTGGCCCTTTGGCGGGGAGCGCTATCTGGAGGCCGCGGCGCGGGTCGTCGCCCAACCCGTCGGCAGCGCGCTGACGTTGTCGCTCACCGCGCTGCTCTGCGCGTATCTGCTCGCGACCCTGCGGAGCAGGGCCCGATGA
- a CDS encoding NUDIX hydrolase → MPYDPSAFPPFAVTVDLVVLTVRRHALCALAVRRGEPPFQGRWALPGGFVRADEDLAQAAARELAEETGLCVHDPAVPAQDNGAHLEQLATYGDPKRDPRMRVVSVAHLALAPDLPAPRAGGDASNARWAPVEELLQQGGYARDGEPVAPLAFDHAQILADGVERARSKIEYSSLATAFCPSEFTVGELRRVYEAVWGVALDPRNFHRKVTGTPGFLVPTGGTTTRQGGRPAQLFRAGGATLLNPPMLRPEV, encoded by the coding sequence ATGCCCTACGACCCGTCAGCCTTTCCGCCCTTTGCCGTCACCGTGGACCTGGTCGTGCTGACCGTGCGCCGCCATGCCCTGTGTGCGCTGGCGGTACGCAGGGGAGAGCCGCCGTTCCAGGGCCGCTGGGCGCTCCCGGGAGGCTTCGTGCGGGCCGACGAGGATCTGGCACAGGCCGCCGCACGCGAGCTTGCCGAAGAGACCGGGCTGTGCGTCCACGACCCCGCGGTGCCCGCTCAGGACAACGGCGCCCACCTTGAGCAGCTCGCGACCTACGGCGACCCCAAGCGAGACCCCCGGATGCGCGTGGTCAGTGTCGCTCACCTCGCCCTCGCTCCCGACCTGCCCGCACCGCGAGCGGGCGGCGACGCCAGCAACGCACGCTGGGCTCCGGTCGAGGAACTGCTGCAGCAGGGCGGCTATGCCCGTGACGGCGAGCCCGTGGCGCCGCTCGCCTTCGACCATGCTCAGATCCTCGCGGACGGGGTGGAGCGCGCCCGCTCCAAGATCGAGTACTCGTCGTTGGCGACGGCGTTCTGCCCGTCCGAGTTCACCGTCGGCGAGCTGCGCCGCGTCTACGAGGCGGTCTGGGGAGTGGCGCTCGACCCTCGCAACTTCCACCGCAAGGTGACAGGCACGCCGGGCTTCCTGGTGCCCACGGGTGGTACGACCACACGGCAGGGCGGCCGCCCGGCACAGCTCTTCCGTGCGGGCGGGGCCACGCTCCTGAACCCGCCGATGCTGCGGCCGGAGGTGTGA
- a CDS encoding glycogen debranching N-terminal domain-containing protein: protein MICVALPGLAVSTEQGQLTGNGLEGFYRAGRRLLSRCQVRVAGREPLAVQARMTAADRARFVGTLRASPDAGPDPDVVVERTRHADGTERITLHSAAPRPLRLPVEVALGTDLAALGAIASGTVGPEVPASVHDAGLRWSLGTAASSVTADPPPADALASAGLLRWEFDLPPGGSASLELRVRADRAGTVRAVGRAASSPLAQAGTTGDAPGVQTLLRTSVDDLQSLLLRDPAHPADVYLAAGAPWRCGLAPADALAAARMALPLGTRLATGTLRALARTQLGGPGRQSGMIPGPRRDAGSHLPPGCTGTEATLLFPVLLAEARRWGMPEHETEELLPVAERCLTWLRKTVGEGTYLCDPQPGGPVRCETQAHAHRAALLGADLLNACGRPGGAGLREWARALRSAFRTDFWLDDLGGGRLAAARGPDGRPVPHLGSTAVHLLDTGLLAGGEWAPGLLDRAQTEQLARLLGSPAMDSGWGLRGLGVKEAGYNPFGHRSGAVRVHETAIAVAGLAAAGYEKEASALLRGVLAAAGTFDHRLPEMYAGEQRTDGNAPLPHPAACRPAATAAAAGILLLTTLAGIRPDAPAGTITLRPLRSAPLGEITLNGLRVAGAPFSVRVSRLGLAMVEEAAEGLQLGV, encoded by the coding sequence ATGATCTGCGTCGCCCTGCCCGGCCTCGCCGTTTCCACGGAACAGGGACAGCTGACCGGCAATGGGCTCGAGGGCTTCTATCGCGCGGGTCGGCGGCTGCTCTCCCGCTGCCAGGTCCGTGTGGCCGGACGTGAACCGCTCGCGGTACAGGCCCGGATGACCGCCGCCGATCGCGCCCGCTTCGTGGGCACCCTGCGCGCCTCGCCGGACGCCGGACCGGACCCGGACGTCGTCGTCGAGCGCACCCGGCACGCGGACGGCACGGAGCGGATCACCCTCCACAGCGCGGCACCTCGCCCCCTCCGCCTTCCTGTTGAGGTCGCCCTCGGCACGGACCTGGCGGCGCTGGGCGCGATCGCGTCCGGCACCGTGGGGCCGGAGGTGCCCGCCAGCGTCCATGACGCCGGTCTGCGCTGGTCCCTTGGCACAGCGGCCTCGTCGGTCACGGCAGACCCGCCGCCCGCCGACGCACTGGCCTCTGCGGGCCTGCTTCGTTGGGAGTTCGACCTGCCCCCGGGCGGCAGCGCGAGCCTTGAGCTGAGAGTGCGCGCGGACCGGGCGGGGACCGTTCGAGCGGTCGGTCGCGCGGCGTCGAGTCCGCTCGCCCAGGCCGGCACGACGGGCGACGCCCCCGGCGTGCAGACGCTTCTGCGGACCAGCGTCGACGACCTCCAGTCGCTGCTGTTGCGCGATCCCGCACATCCGGCCGACGTGTATCTCGCCGCCGGGGCACCATGGCGATGCGGCCTCGCCCCGGCAGACGCACTCGCGGCTGCCCGGATGGCGCTTCCCCTCGGCACCCGGCTCGCCACTGGCACGCTGCGTGCCCTCGCCCGTACCCAACTGGGCGGACCCGGTCGGCAGTCCGGCATGATCCCCGGCCCGCGCCGGGACGCGGGCAGCCATCTGCCGCCCGGTTGCACCGGCACCGAGGCCACGCTGCTCTTCCCCGTACTCCTCGCGGAGGCCCGCCGTTGGGGGATGCCGGAGCACGAGACGGAGGAACTGCTGCCGGTTGCCGAACGTTGCCTGACCTGGCTGCGGAAGACCGTGGGTGAGGGTACGTACCTGTGCGACCCGCAGCCCGGCGGCCCCGTCCGCTGCGAGACACAGGCACACGCCCACCGCGCGGCGTTGCTCGGCGCCGATCTGCTCAACGCCTGCGGCAGACCCGGCGGCGCCGGGCTGCGGGAGTGGGCCCGGGCGCTGCGGTCGGCCTTCCGCACCGACTTCTGGCTCGACGACCTGGGAGGAGGTCGGCTCGCGGCGGCCCGTGGCCCCGACGGTCGCCCCGTACCGCACCTCGGCTCGACCGCCGTCCACCTCCTCGACACCGGCCTGCTGGCCGGGGGCGAGTGGGCGCCGGGGCTGCTCGACCGAGCGCAGACGGAGCAACTCGCCCGGCTCCTCGGCAGCCCGGCGATGGATTCGGGGTGGGGACTGCGCGGGCTGGGTGTCAAGGAGGCGGGGTACAACCCGTTCGGTCACCGCAGCGGTGCCGTGCGGGTCCACGAGACGGCGATCGCGGTCGCGGGACTCGCCGCCGCCGGGTACGAGAAGGAGGCCAGTGCGCTGCTGCGGGGCGTCCTGGCGGCGGCCGGGACCTTCGATCACCGGCTGCCCGAGATGTACGCGGGGGAGCAGCGCACCGACGGAAACGCCCCCCTTCCCCACCCGGCCGCCTGCCGCCCCGCCGCCACCGCGGCCGCCGCCGGGATCCTGCTGCTCACCACCCTCGCCGGCATCCGCCCCGACGCCCCCGCCGGCACGATCACCCTGCGTCCCCTCCGCAGCGCGCCCCTGGGCGAGATCACCCTGAACGGATTACGCGTCGCGGGCGCCCCCTTCTCCGTGCGGGTCAGCCGCCTCGGCCTCGCCATGGTCGAGGAGGCCGCCGAGGGACTGCAGCTCGGAGTGTGA
- a CDS encoding DUF4192 domain-containing protein, producing the protein MTASDGSHRSNAHHGRAPHDASAYNSDSTNRDEPAATHRVTLRSPAELADALPYLLGYRPEDSIVLVALHDRGGRGRFGGRARLGIPASPDDWESVAGQLAHGLVRGSERRGARPEQIVAYVCQEPGVGETGRQVMERLRPLAHNLRLQCGLLDVPVIEALCISDGRFWSYCCDNQECCPAEGLPMGLPGTSVLAAAATYAGIQVRGTLRELRARLQPWETAAALEQEAALDASSRALVPRMLDDTTRAGVAEKTVELASQVMSRLADAPPASGAFMADLRDDGLLRNDEAATLILGLQDRTTRDRAAEWMEGDEAAPALRLWRALARRCVGSYGEHAAAPLTLAGWVAWSTGDDIEAREALALALGADPDYLFARLLHQAVNEGLDPESIRRCLRAERDGRAHPVAGQLDEARGPEGLDTTQSTDGAGRDADGTDADGSDADGSDADGSDADGSESVPGSRPRRRGRPAADTHNSRSLTSKEARKSARTSRGLPGAGTGPGIGRSGGTHPPAAAKGGVWRRGTSRRGIVPGGSDTKGDA; encoded by the coding sequence ATGACCGCGTCGGACGGATCGCACCGATCCAACGCTCACCACGGGCGCGCCCCACACGACGCAAGCGCCTACAACTCCGACTCCACCAACCGCGACGAGCCGGCCGCCACCCATCGCGTCACCCTGCGCTCCCCGGCCGAACTGGCCGACGCCCTGCCGTACCTGCTCGGGTACCGCCCCGAGGACAGCATCGTCCTCGTCGCCCTGCATGACCGGGGAGGGCGCGGGCGGTTCGGCGGTCGGGCGCGGCTCGGCATTCCGGCCAGTCCGGACGACTGGGAGTCCGTCGCAGGGCAGTTGGCCCACGGGCTGGTGCGGGGAAGCGAGCGCAGGGGAGCCCGGCCGGAACAGATCGTGGCGTACGTCTGCCAGGAACCGGGCGTGGGGGAAACCGGCCGGCAGGTCATGGAGCGACTCCGCCCGCTGGCCCACAATCTGCGTCTCCAGTGCGGACTGCTCGACGTACCGGTGATCGAGGCCCTGTGCATCTCGGACGGCCGATTCTGGTCGTACTGCTGCGACAACCAGGAATGCTGCCCCGCCGAAGGCCTCCCCATGGGGCTGCCGGGCACCTCGGTCCTGGCCGCCGCGGCCACCTACGCCGGGATTCAGGTGCGCGGGACGCTGCGCGAGCTGAGGGCGAGGCTCCAGCCCTGGGAGACCGCCGCGGCCCTGGAGCAGGAGGCCGCGCTGGACGCAAGCAGTAGGGCCCTCGTCCCCAGGATGCTCGACGACACCACCCGCGCGGGCGTGGCCGAGAAGACGGTCGAGCTGGCCAGCCAGGTCATGAGCCGGCTGGCCGATGCGCCGCCCGCCTCCGGCGCATTCATGGCGGACCTCCGCGACGACGGACTGCTTCGCAACGACGAAGCCGCGACTCTGATCCTCGGCCTGCAGGACCGCACCACCCGCGACCGGGCGGCCGAGTGGATGGAGGGCGACGAGGCAGCTCCCGCGCTACGGCTCTGGCGCGCCCTGGCCCGCCGTTGCGTCGGCTCCTACGGCGAGCATGCCGCTGCACCTCTCACCCTCGCGGGCTGGGTCGCCTGGTCGACCGGCGACGACATCGAAGCCCGGGAGGCGCTGGCCTTGGCACTGGGCGCCGACCCCGACTACCTCTTCGCCCGACTTCTGCACCAGGCCGTCAACGAAGGCCTGGATCCGGAGTCGATCCGCCGCTGCCTGCGCGCGGAACGGGACGGTCGTGCTCACCCCGTGGCCGGGCAACTCGACGAGGCGCGGGGACCGGAGGGCCTCGACACGACGCAGAGCACTGATGGCGCCGGGCGCGATGCCGATGGAACCGACGCCGACGGGTCCGACGCCGACGGGTCCGATGCCGACGGGTCCGACGCCGACGGGTCCGAGTCCGTGCCGGGTTCGCGGCCGCGCCGCCGTGGTCGGCCCGCCGCCGATACCCACAACTCTCGCTCCCTGACGTCCAAAGAGGCGCGGAAGAGCGCGCGGACGTCCCGCGGGCTGCCGGGAGCCGGCACCGGCCCGGGCATCGGGCGGAGTGGCGGTACGCATCCGCCCGCGGCCGCGAAGGGTGGCGTATGGCGTCGTGGCACATCCCGGCGGGGCATTGTCCCCGGTGGCAGCGACACGAAGGGGGACGCATGA
- a CDS encoding RecQ family ATP-dependent DNA helicase: MDDLELRAEADAILAELVGVPGGSARLREDQWQAVAALVEDRRRALVVQRTGWGKSAVYFVATALLRRRGSGPTVIVSPLLALMRNQVESAARAGIRARTINSANPEEWETIHEEVERGETDVLLVSPERLNAVDFREQMLPRLAATTGLLVVDEAHCISDWGHDFRPDYRRLRAMLADLAPGVPVLATTATANARVTADVAEQLGTGVGDALVLRGPLDRESLRLGVVPLPDAAHRLAWMAEHLDELPGSGIIYTLTVAAAEEATALLRQRGFRVASYTGRTENADRLQAETDLLQNRVKALVATSALGMGFDKPDLGFVVHLGSPSSPIAYYQQVGRAGRGVEHADVLLLPGKEDEAIWRYFADTAFPPEAQVRLTLSALADAGRPLSVPALEAVVDLRRTRLESMLKVLDVDGAVKRVKGGWISTGEPWVYDAERYAWVARQRATEQQAMRDYVSTSECRMEFLRRQLDDEGAAPCGRCDNCAGAWADSSVSAEALTGAAKELDRPGVEVEPRRMWPTGMPALGIDLKGRIPAKEQCSTGRALGRLSDIGWGNRLRPLLAENAPDGPVPDDVLQAAVAVLADWARSPGGWASNAADTPARPVGVVAVPSLARPQLVGSLARQIAAVGRLPFLGTLTYTGSNGAHPARRSNSAQRLRTLSGAFTVSEDLAHALARSPGPVLLVDDYTETGWTLAVAARMLRLAGSEEVLPLVLAAAG, translated from the coding sequence ATGGACGATCTGGAGCTCCGCGCCGAAGCCGACGCCATCCTTGCCGAGCTTGTCGGTGTCCCGGGCGGTTCTGCGCGGTTGCGCGAGGACCAGTGGCAGGCGGTGGCGGCCCTGGTGGAGGACCGTCGGCGCGCGTTGGTGGTGCAGCGCACCGGCTGGGGCAAGTCGGCGGTGTACTTCGTCGCCACCGCTCTGCTGCGCCGACGTGGCTCAGGCCCGACGGTGATCGTCTCGCCGTTGCTGGCGCTGATGCGCAACCAGGTCGAGTCGGCGGCACGGGCCGGTATCCGGGCGCGCACCATCAACTCGGCGAACCCGGAGGAGTGGGAAACCATCCACGAGGAGGTCGAGCGCGGCGAGACCGACGTTCTTCTGGTGAGTCCGGAGCGCCTCAATGCGGTCGATTTTCGCGAGCAGATGCTGCCCAGGCTTGCGGCTACGACCGGTCTGCTGGTGGTCGACGAGGCGCACTGCATCTCGGACTGGGGGCATGACTTCCGGCCTGACTACCGCCGCTTGCGGGCGATGCTCGCCGACCTTGCCCCTGGGGTGCCGGTGCTGGCCACCACCGCGACCGCGAACGCGCGGGTGACGGCGGATGTGGCCGAGCAGCTGGGTACCGGAGTCGGCGACGCCCTGGTGCTGCGCGGCCCGCTCGACAGAGAGAGCCTGCGGCTGGGTGTGGTGCCGCTGCCGGATGCCGCCCATCGTCTGGCCTGGATGGCCGAACATCTGGACGAACTGCCGGGTTCGGGGATCATTTACACGCTGACGGTGGCCGCCGCCGAGGAGGCCACCGCCCTTCTGCGGCAACGTGGCTTCCGGGTGGCCTCCTACACGGGGCGCACGGAGAACGCCGATCGGCTGCAGGCCGAAACCGACCTGCTTCAGAATCGGGTCAAGGCGCTGGTCGCGACCTCGGCACTGGGAATGGGCTTCGACAAGCCGGACCTGGGCTTCGTGGTCCATCTTGGTTCGCCGTCCTCGCCGATCGCCTACTACCAGCAGGTGGGGCGCGCGGGCCGCGGGGTGGAGCACGCGGACGTGCTGCTGTTGCCGGGCAAGGAGGACGAGGCCATCTGGCGCTACTTCGCCGACACCGCCTTCCCGCCCGAGGCGCAGGTCCGCCTGACCCTCTCGGCTCTCGCCGATGCGGGACGCCCGCTGTCGGTGCCGGCTCTGGAGGCCGTTGTCGACCTCCGACGCACCCGTCTGGAGAGCATGCTGAAGGTGCTCGACGTGGACGGGGCGGTCAAACGGGTGAAGGGCGGCTGGATCTCCACCGGTGAGCCGTGGGTCTACGACGCCGAGCGGTACGCCTGGGTCGCTCGGCAGCGGGCCACCGAGCAGCAGGCCATGCGCGATTATGTGAGCACGTCCGAGTGCCGGATGGAGTTCCTGCGTCGGCAACTCGACGACGAGGGGGCGGCTCCGTGCGGCCGCTGCGACAACTGCGCGGGAGCCTGGGCCGACTCCTCCGTCTCGGCGGAGGCGCTGACGGGAGCCGCGAAGGAACTGGACCGCCCGGGGGTGGAGGTCGAGCCGCGGCGGATGTGGCCCACGGGTATGCCCGCACTGGGCATCGACCTCAAGGGACGTATCCCGGCCAAGGAGCAGTGCTCCACCGGCCGCGCCCTGGGACGGCTCTCGGACATCGGCTGGGGCAACCGGCTGCGCCCCCTGCTGGCCGAGAACGCGCCCGACGGTCCGGTCCCCGACGACGTGCTGCAGGCCGCGGTGGCCGTCCTCGCCGACTGGGCGCGCTCTCCAGGAGGCTGGGCGTCGAATGCCGCCGACACGCCTGCCCGGCCGGTGGGAGTCGTGGCCGTGCCGTCCCTCGCCCGCCCCCAACTGGTCGGTTCACTCGCCCGGCAAATCGCGGCGGTCGGCCGCCTCCCCTTCCTGGGAACCCTGACGTACACCGGATCGAACGGCGCGCACCCGGCACGTCGTAGCAACTCCGCCCAGCGCCTCAGGACCCTGTCCGGCGCCTTCACCGTCTCCGAAGATCTGGCCCACGCTCTGGCCCGCTCTCCCGGACCCGTCCTGCTCGTCGACGACTACACAGAGACCGGCTGGACCCTCGCCGTCGCTGCCCGCATGCTCCGCCTGGCGGGCAGCGAAGAGGTCCTTCCGTTGGTCCTCGCTGCGGCGGGTTGA